One Vibrio penaeicida DNA segment encodes these proteins:
- a CDS encoding FGGY-family carbohydrate kinase: protein MTKKLILTIDLGSSGMLLSVFSNKGKLLNEQKQTYTPETDTSGKATYDINRMYDSVLSSINQLFATGSFSAEDVCVIGVSGMMGGVLGVDKYGSPTFPYTTSLDTRFLPHYENITREHGTEIREVTGTWYPILAPKMKWMESQSKENFAKTVKVVPVTSYIVGHLAELPPEKWAIDKSLLWMTGLSNKSSQQWDQNIASKLGIDLNLLPYIAESTDIVGHTTRKLSTLTSIPSGTPILAGLGDTPASIVGAGGFSNTVAVDIAGTYPILSMSTPFTSYDRIEKVGEIFGSPLPNICHPSVFINGGGLTQKWLVDIMFGDDGDQISHYEALSKEAESIAPGSDGLLCNPHFGGRACPPDAHINSGAFVGLNWGHKRAHLYRSFLEALAYDLSLTFNQLSNDLGEQVKEIRGVSGMANNSLWNQMKADILNLPYVEMDNKEATALGTAITAGVSIGLFENFEQATSDICTPKKVYKPRRELHEAYEPYITAYKKLIEGTP from the coding sequence ATGACTAAGAAACTGATATTGACCATTGATTTGGGCTCTAGTGGAATGCTTTTATCTGTTTTCAGCAATAAAGGGAAACTGCTAAACGAACAAAAACAAACCTATACACCTGAAACAGACACCAGCGGCAAAGCAACTTACGATATAAACCGGATGTATGATTCCGTGTTGTCGTCAATAAATCAGCTCTTTGCAACTGGCTCTTTTTCTGCCGAAGATGTCTGCGTCATTGGTGTATCAGGGATGATGGGAGGAGTATTGGGGGTCGATAAATACGGCTCCCCAACGTTTCCCTATACCACGTCGCTAGACACGCGTTTTCTTCCCCATTATGAAAACATAACACGTGAGCACGGCACCGAGATTCGTGAGGTAACCGGTACTTGGTATCCCATACTCGCACCCAAAATGAAATGGATGGAAAGCCAATCAAAAGAAAACTTTGCAAAAACAGTCAAAGTTGTGCCAGTCACTAGCTATATCGTTGGGCACCTTGCCGAGCTTCCACCCGAAAAGTGGGCGATTGATAAGTCTCTACTCTGGATGACAGGTCTTTCAAACAAATCTAGCCAGCAGTGGGATCAAAACATCGCTTCCAAGCTCGGTATTGATCTGAATCTGCTGCCCTACATTGCTGAGTCTACCGATATTGTTGGACATACAACCCGTAAGCTGTCTACGCTCACCTCTATACCGAGTGGCACACCGATACTGGCAGGGCTTGGTGATACACCAGCCAGTATTGTTGGTGCTGGAGGGTTTTCTAACACCGTCGCTGTTGATATCGCCGGCACCTATCCCATTCTCTCGATGTCGACGCCCTTTACATCTTATGATCGCATTGAAAAAGTGGGCGAAATATTTGGGTCACCTTTGCCTAATATCTGCCACCCTTCGGTATTCATCAATGGTGGGGGGCTGACTCAGAAATGGCTTGTGGATATCATGTTTGGTGATGATGGTGACCAAATTAGCCACTATGAAGCCCTATCAAAAGAGGCTGAGTCTATCGCTCCAGGTTCCGATGGTTTGCTCTGTAACCCTCACTTCGGAGGTCGTGCATGCCCTCCAGATGCCCATATAAACTCGGGCGCCTTCGTCGGCTTAAATTGGGGACACAAAAGAGCGCATCTGTATCGTTCCTTTTTGGAAGCTTTGGCATATGACTTGTCCCTTACATTCAATCAGCTTTCAAACGATCTGGGCGAACAAGTAAAAGAGATAAGAGGCGTGAGTGGAATGGCTAACAATTCACTTTGGAATCAAATGAAGGCAGACATCCTCAACTTACCCTACGTAGAAATGGATAATAAAGAGGCAACAGCACTGGGTACCGCAATAACTGCAGGCGTTTCGATTGGACTATTTGAAAACTTTGAACAGGCTACTTCTGATATTTGTACGCCCAAAAAAGTATACAAACCTAGACGTGAGTTACATGAGGCCTATGAACCTTATATAACAGCCTACAAAAAACTCATTGAAGGCACACCTTAA